Proteins encoded together in one Pseudomonas arsenicoxydans window:
- a CDS encoding EAL domain-containing protein, giving the protein MPNCTDLSQVFIQTLEQSVDSVVVIDSQNRIILFNEASEKLWGYGSDEVLGRNVECLVPKPIRAQHDGYIEANRRTGINKIVGTSRDVLIECKGGARRWGSMSISKIDAQGQMLYAAFIKDITRQHEEQHRLYLLSLVVDTTENAIFITDASWAIIYVNDGFTQMFGYSAQDVVNRTPIEVLAPYFKHSRIAAIRRQLARNDAYHGQEFGYDRGGQRVWCNVTTYPVHDIHGHLTNTVSVLIDVTHTRMHEVLRHKMLEAMVREESLETLMNLACLEVQRIAPEVIATVLRVDEKGLLHTLAAPGLPVAYSKALDGTAVHPESGSCGAAAFSGESVMVSDITSHPFWEGFRDLVIELGLKACWSTPIKSSDGRVLGTFAFYYRESREPSPLHSLLVNACIHLCALALEREESRVHIRQLAFYDDLTGLANRNLLHARAEQAIAQASRHQSSVAVVFIDLDRFKQVNDSLGHPAGDEFLRVIAHRLSDRRRESDIVSRLSGDEFVLVLPQCTSVQATDLIEQLRARLSAPCQISGVTLKPSMSFGVSMFPEDGRTMELLLHRADMAMYQAKTSVRGSVCFFSDGLDQLAQGRLRLEAALREAIDDEALHLVYQPQIVLGEFELYGIEALARWTHPQLGEVSPTCFIPLAEECGLIGEFGLWALREACRQLAAWRKQGLRVPTVSVNMSPTNFHNRNLSKVIIRTLEEYGLQASDLTLEITESVLMDTNPDTLTTIEEVHALGISLAMDDFGTGYSSLGYLRRMPIQELKLDRSFVHDLESDATSQALSEAVIRIGESLHLRVVAEGIETLAQQRILQNQGYRIAQGFLISKPLAPDDLSHWLEKHCAFG; this is encoded by the coding sequence ATGCCGAACTGTACGGATCTTTCCCAAGTCTTTATCCAGACCCTGGAGCAAAGCGTAGATAGTGTCGTCGTCATCGACAGTCAAAACCGGATCATTCTGTTTAATGAAGCCTCGGAAAAGCTCTGGGGGTATGGCAGTGATGAGGTCCTGGGCCGAAATGTCGAATGTTTGGTCCCCAAGCCGATTCGCGCTCAGCACGATGGTTACATCGAAGCCAACCGCCGTACCGGCATCAACAAAATCGTCGGCACTAGTCGTGATGTGTTGATTGAATGCAAGGGCGGCGCTCGTCGATGGGGGTCAATGTCGATTTCCAAAATCGATGCTCAGGGGCAGATGCTCTACGCGGCGTTTATAAAAGACATCACTCGGCAGCATGAAGAGCAACACCGCTTGTATTTGTTGTCTCTCGTGGTTGATACCACCGAAAACGCGATCTTCATTACCGACGCGTCATGGGCGATCATCTACGTCAACGACGGCTTCACGCAAATGTTCGGCTACAGCGCACAAGACGTCGTCAACAGAACGCCAATCGAAGTATTGGCGCCTTACTTCAAACACTCGCGCATTGCCGCGATCCGACGCCAGCTCGCCAGGAACGATGCCTATCACGGCCAGGAATTTGGCTATGACCGGGGTGGCCAGCGTGTGTGGTGTAACGTCACCACCTACCCGGTGCACGACATTCATGGGCACCTGACCAATACGGTAAGCGTCTTGATCGATGTGACCCACACCCGTATGCATGAGGTGCTGCGTCACAAAATGCTGGAGGCGATGGTTCGCGAAGAGTCCCTTGAAACCTTGATGAATCTGGCGTGCCTGGAAGTGCAGCGAATCGCCCCGGAAGTGATTGCTACGGTCTTAAGGGTCGATGAAAAGGGACTGTTGCACACGTTGGCGGCGCCAGGTCTTCCGGTCGCTTATTCCAAGGCGCTGGATGGAACCGCCGTGCATCCTGAATCCGGATCTTGCGGGGCGGCGGCGTTTAGCGGCGAATCGGTCATGGTCAGTGACATTACCTCTCACCCGTTCTGGGAAGGATTCCGGGATCTGGTCATTGAACTCGGGCTGAAGGCATGTTGGTCCACGCCGATAAAATCCAGCGATGGACGTGTATTGGGGACATTCGCGTTCTATTACCGCGAATCGCGCGAGCCGAGTCCGCTTCACTCTCTGCTGGTCAATGCATGCATTCATTTGTGCGCCCTGGCGCTGGAGCGGGAAGAGTCGCGCGTACACATCCGCCAACTGGCGTTTTATGACGACCTGACAGGGCTGGCCAATCGCAATTTGCTCCATGCCCGCGCGGAGCAGGCCATTGCCCAGGCTTCCCGGCATCAGTCGAGCGTTGCAGTGGTGTTTATTGATCTGGACCGATTCAAGCAAGTCAACGACTCCCTCGGACACCCCGCCGGGGATGAATTCCTGCGCGTCATTGCTCATCGCTTGTCCGACCGCCGCCGTGAAAGCGATATCGTCAGTCGGCTATCGGGTGATGAATTTGTCCTGGTTCTGCCGCAGTGCACATCCGTGCAGGCGACTGATTTGATCGAACAGCTGAGAGCACGGCTGAGCGCTCCTTGCCAGATTTCGGGAGTGACGCTCAAGCCGTCGATGAGTTTCGGCGTCAGTATGTTTCCAGAGGACGGTCGCACCATGGAGCTGCTGTTACATCGTGCCGATATGGCCATGTATCAAGCCAAGACCAGTGTCCGCGGAAGCGTCTGTTTTTTCAGTGACGGGTTGGATCAGCTCGCGCAGGGGCGTTTGCGCCTGGAAGCGGCTTTACGCGAAGCCATTGATGATGAGGCCCTGCATTTGGTTTATCAGCCGCAGATTGTCCTTGGCGAATTTGAATTGTATGGAATAGAAGCGCTCGCGCGATGGACTCATCCTCAATTGGGCGAAGTCTCGCCCACTTGTTTCATTCCGTTGGCAGAAGAGTGCGGCTTGATCGGTGAGTTCGGCTTATGGGCGTTGCGTGAGGCCTGTCGCCAATTGGCTGCCTGGCGAAAGCAAGGGCTACGGGTTCCGACCGTGTCGGTAAACATGTCGCCGACCAATTTCCATAATCGCAATTTGTCGAAAGTCATCATCAGAACGCTTGAAGAGTATGGTTTGCAGGCATCAGACCTGACGCTGGAGATTACCGAAAGTGTGCTGATGGACACTAACCCCGACACATTGACGACGATCGAAGAAGTGCATGCGCTGGGAATAAGCCTGGCGATGGATGATTTCGGCACGGGATACTCGAGCCTTGGTTACTTGCGGCGTATGCCGATCCAGGAGCTCAAGCTTGATCGTAGCTTTGTGCATGACCTGGAGAGCGATGCAACCAGTCAGGCGTTGAGCGAAGCGGTCATTCGTATTGGCGAAAGCCTGCACTTAAGGGTGGTGGCCGAGGGTATCGAAACATTGGCGCAACAACGCATTCTGCAAAATCAAGGGTATCGGATCGCTCAAGGATTTCTGATCTCCAAGCCATTGGCCCCGGATGATTTGAGCCATTGGCTGGAAAAGCACTGCGCATTTGGCTGA
- a CDS encoding TolC family outer membrane protein, with protein sequence MRLQLLKALPFAITAGFVQAQSLPEAMQQALDVHPEIQAGVNSRLAADYQLKAAKGGYLPRVDLLGGYGREGADNLNTRAAGNNNHWETLNRGESSLRLTQMVFDGFATSSEVGRQQATVNSRAYSLLGTSERTALTVAQVYLDVLTRREFVRLATDNLKSHERIFDQIKLRTQRGVGSGADLDQAEARMAQARNNLITEQTNLADAETNFLSAVGQMPDQLERPADFLALLPANLNEARAQMLENSPILRSAESDIAAAEKQYDTAKSSFYPRFDAELGRTADNDLDGQNGHTNEWQAMLRMRFNLYAGGSNKADLESKSYLSNQALDIRNNALRVLNEELGLAWNALNNANAQVPIAQQYVDHSTSVRTAYQKQFSLGERTLLDLLDSENELFTASRRLAEIKNIQLFTQYRIKATMGELLKSQGVVAPLASVVQNDVKPQVQLPGMN encoded by the coding sequence ATGCGTTTGCAGCTGCTCAAGGCTTTACCTTTCGCCATAACCGCCGGTTTTGTTCAGGCGCAGTCACTTCCGGAGGCCATGCAACAGGCGTTGGACGTCCATCCCGAAATTCAGGCAGGTGTTAACAGTCGATTGGCGGCGGATTATCAATTAAAGGCAGCAAAAGGTGGATACCTGCCACGGGTCGATCTGCTGGGCGGTTATGGTCGCGAGGGCGCGGACAACCTCAATACACGTGCTGCCGGCAATAATAATCACTGGGAAACTCTGAACCGAGGCGAGTCAAGTTTGCGTTTGACGCAAATGGTTTTTGACGGTTTTGCGACGTCCAGCGAAGTCGGGCGTCAACAAGCCACCGTTAACTCCCGGGCTTACTCTTTATTGGGCACGTCGGAGCGCACTGCTCTGACCGTTGCTCAGGTCTATCTCGATGTCCTGACCCGCCGCGAGTTCGTTCGTCTGGCCACCGACAACTTGAAGAGTCACGAACGGATTTTTGACCAGATCAAGTTACGCACCCAGCGTGGCGTGGGCAGCGGTGCCGACCTCGATCAGGCCGAAGCGCGCATGGCCCAGGCCCGCAACAACTTGATCACCGAGCAGACCAACCTGGCTGACGCCGAGACCAACTTTCTCAGCGCTGTGGGCCAGATGCCCGATCAACTGGAGCGTCCTGCCGATTTCCTCGCACTGTTGCCGGCCAACTTGAATGAAGCCCGCGCGCAGATGCTGGAAAACAGCCCGATCCTGCGTTCCGCCGAGTCCGATATCGCCGCTGCCGAGAAGCAATACGACACCGCCAAATCATCCTTCTATCCGCGCTTCGATGCCGAACTGGGTCGCACCGCCGACAACGATCTCGACGGTCAGAACGGTCACACCAACGAATGGCAAGCCATGCTGCGCATGCGCTTCAACCTGTATGCAGGTGGCAGCAACAAGGCTGATCTGGAGTCGAAGTCCTACCTGTCGAACCAGGCCCTGGATATCCGCAATAATGCCCTGCGCGTATTGAATGAAGAGTTGGGCCTGGCCTGGAATGCGTTGAACAATGCCAACGCCCAGGTGCCGATCGCCCAGCAATACGTCGATCACAGCACCAGTGTGCGCACGGCGTATCAGAAGCAGTTCAGCCTGGGCGAACGCACTTTGCTCGACTTGCTCGACAGTGAAAACGAACTGTTCACCGCTTCCCGTCGCCTGGCGGAGATCAAGAACATTCAGTTATTTACTCAATATCGAATCAAGGCGACCATGGGCGAGTTGCTCAAGAGTCAGGGGGTGGTCGCGCCGTTGGCATCCGTTGTGCAGAACGACGTGAAGCCCCAGGTCCAGCTACCCGGGATGAATTGA
- a CDS encoding HlyD family type I secretion periplasmic adaptor subunit, with protein MLLKSGVKSSIRRYFKGSESLHGQPLPEVNKALIEDAPRVVRLTIWAIIGFFVFLMLWANYAVIDEVTKGDGKAIPSSKIQKIQNLEGGIVSELFVTEGQIVEAGAPLIRLDDTRFASNVGETEADRLSMLLRVERLSAEVDDRPLNFPADVLKAVPGQAASEESLYISRRQQLHDEIGGLQEQLIQRQQELREFTSKQSQYRNGLSLQHQEIAMSEPLVAQGAVSPVEVLRLKRAEVETRGQLDATTLAIPRAESAIKEVQRKIDETRGKFRSEALTQLNEARTDLNKAKATGKALEDRVSRTLVTSPVRGIVNKLLVNTIGGVIQPGSDLVEIVPLDDTLLVEAKIRPQDIAFLHPGQEATVKFTAYDYTIYGGLKAKLEQIGADTITDEDKKTTYYIIKLRTERSHLGTDEKPLLIIPGMVASVDIITGKKTILSYLLKPIIRARAEALHER; from the coding sequence GTGTTGCTTAAGTCCGGGGTCAAGAGTTCTATTCGCCGTTATTTCAAAGGCTCCGAGTCGCTGCATGGCCAGCCACTGCCCGAGGTCAATAAAGCGCTGATCGAAGACGCCCCGCGCGTGGTGCGTCTGACGATCTGGGCAATCATCGGTTTCTTCGTGTTCCTGATGCTCTGGGCCAACTACGCGGTCATCGACGAAGTCACCAAGGGCGACGGCAAGGCGATTCCGTCGTCGAAGATCCAGAAAATCCAAAACCTTGAGGGCGGGATCGTCTCCGAATTGTTCGTTACCGAAGGGCAGATCGTCGAAGCTGGCGCACCGTTGATTCGACTGGACGACACTCGTTTCGCCTCCAACGTTGGCGAAACCGAAGCTGATCGACTGTCGATGCTGCTGCGCGTGGAGCGACTGAGCGCCGAAGTTGATGATCGTCCGCTGAATTTCCCCGCCGATGTGCTCAAGGCTGTTCCTGGCCAGGCTGCCAGCGAGGAGTCGCTGTACATCAGCCGCCGCCAGCAACTGCACGATGAAATCGGTGGGTTGCAGGAGCAGTTGATCCAGCGTCAGCAAGAGCTGCGTGAATTTACTTCCAAACAGTCCCAGTACCGCAACGGACTGTCGTTGCAGCATCAGGAAATCGCCATGTCCGAGCCGCTGGTGGCCCAGGGCGCGGTGTCGCCGGTTGAAGTGCTGCGGCTCAAGCGCGCCGAGGTCGAAACCCGTGGCCAGCTGGACGCCACGACGCTGGCGATTCCTCGCGCCGAATCGGCGATCAAGGAAGTGCAGCGCAAGATCGACGAGACGCGCGGCAAGTTCCGCAGCGAGGCGCTGACGCAACTCAACGAAGCGCGCACGGACCTGAACAAAGCCAAAGCCACCGGCAAAGCGCTGGAAGATCGGGTCAGCCGGACGCTGGTCACCTCGCCGGTACGCGGCATCGTCAACAAGTTGCTGGTGAACACCATCGGTGGCGTGATCCAGCCGGGCAGTGACCTGGTGGAAATCGTGCCGCTGGACGACACCTTGCTGGTGGAGGCGAAGATTCGCCCGCAGGACATTGCATTCCTGCATCCGGGGCAAGAAGCGACGGTGAAATTCACGGCGTACGACTACACCATTTATGGTGGGCTCAAGGCCAAGCTGGAGCAGATTGGTGCCGACACCATCACCGATGAAGACAAGAAGACCACGTACTACATCATCAAACTGCGCACGGAGCGCAGCCACCTGGGGACGGATGAGAAACCGTTGCTGATCATTCCGGGGATGGTGGCTTCGGTGGATATCATCACGGGTAAGAAAACTATTCTCAGCTACCTGCTCAAACCGATTATCCGCGCGCGGGCAGAGGCGTTGCACGAGCGGTAA
- a CDS encoding type I secretion system permease/ATPase, with translation MESEVSRVQLIHDPRALHDDPLLDGLLALCTLHQKPASAAMLTTGLPLPKQRLSVELLPRAAARAGLQGRVLQRKLEQIPTIAMPALLLLKDGRSAVLLGWQGEDQARVLLSESDGGESVVSRELLADDYIGKVFFAQPQHKFDVNHGTLIPRARSWFRDTLKRSRWLYADAIAASFLINIIAMAAPLFVMNVYDRVVPNQAESTLWVLAIGITGAYLFDLILKSLRSLCLDLAGKKTDLIISATLFERIVGMAMKYRPARVGSFAQNIHEFQSLRDFLASLTLTSLIDLPFTLLIFMVIAILGGHLVWIPVLAFPIALLIGYALQKPLVATMERTMALGAERQSSLIETLAGLDAVKVNNAESERQYQWEQTIGTLSRLELRVKMLSGLAMNITLLIQQLAGVIMIVFGVYQIIDGHLSMGGLIACYMLSGRALSPLASLSGLLTRYQQARVTMTSVDQMMELPQERNFDERPLSRKVLQGAIECRQMNFTYPNQQNAALKNINLIIKPGEKIGIIGRSGSGKSSLAKLLVGLYQPDDGALLVDGVDIRQIDVSELRYNIGYVAQDIQLLAGTLRDNLVSGARYVEDEMVLQAAELAGVHEFARLHPQGYELQVGERGQNLSGGQRQNVALARALLLNPPILLLDEPTSAMDNTGEERLKQRLAAVVESKTVVLVTHRASLLSLVDRLIVIDRGQILADGPKAAVMEALKKGQISVA, from the coding sequence GTGGAATCAGAAGTCAGTCGAGTTCAACTCATTCATGATCCACGCGCGCTGCATGACGATCCGTTACTGGATGGTCTGCTGGCTTTGTGCACGCTGCATCAGAAGCCGGCCAGCGCCGCGATGTTGACCACCGGGTTGCCGTTACCCAAGCAGCGTCTGAGTGTGGAACTGCTGCCCCGCGCGGCAGCCCGCGCCGGCCTGCAAGGGCGGGTGCTGCAACGCAAACTTGAGCAGATTCCAACGATTGCCATGCCGGCGCTGCTGCTGCTCAAGGACGGTCGAAGTGCCGTCCTGCTCGGTTGGCAAGGTGAGGATCAGGCCCGCGTATTGCTCAGCGAAAGCGACGGCGGTGAAAGCGTGGTCAGTCGCGAACTTTTGGCCGACGACTACATCGGCAAAGTGTTCTTCGCCCAACCCCAACACAAATTCGACGTCAATCACGGCACGCTGATCCCGCGTGCGCGCTCGTGGTTCCGCGACACCCTCAAGCGTTCGCGCTGGCTGTACGCCGACGCCATTGCCGCCAGTTTCCTGATCAACATCATCGCCATGGCCGCGCCGCTGTTCGTGATGAACGTCTATGACCGAGTCGTGCCGAACCAGGCCGAATCAACGCTTTGGGTGTTGGCCATCGGCATCACGGGCGCCTACCTGTTCGACCTGATTCTCAAAAGCCTGCGCAGTTTGTGCCTGGACCTGGCCGGCAAGAAGACCGACCTGATCATCTCAGCCACATTGTTCGAGCGCATTGTCGGCATGGCCATGAAGTACCGCCCGGCGCGGGTCGGCAGCTTTGCCCAGAACATCCATGAGTTTCAGAGCCTGCGTGACTTCCTCGCCTCGCTGACCCTGACCAGCCTGATCGACCTGCCGTTTACGCTGCTGATCTTTATGGTCATCGCGATCCTCGGCGGTCACCTTGTGTGGATTCCGGTGCTGGCGTTCCCGATTGCGCTGCTGATCGGTTATGCCTTGCAGAAACCGTTGGTGGCGACCATGGAACGAACCATGGCCCTGGGCGCGGAGCGTCAGTCGAGCCTGATCGAAACCCTCGCCGGCCTCGATGCGGTGAAGGTCAACAACGCTGAAAGCGAACGCCAATACCAGTGGGAGCAGACCATCGGCACCCTCAGCCGCCTTGAATTGCGGGTGAAAATGCTCTCCGGTCTGGCGATGAACATCACCTTGCTGATCCAGCAATTGGCCGGGGTGATCATGATCGTTTTCGGCGTGTACCAGATCATCGACGGGCACCTGAGCATGGGCGGTTTGATCGCCTGCTACATGCTCAGTGGCCGCGCGCTCAGCCCGCTGGCTTCGTTGTCCGGCCTGCTGACCCGCTACCAGCAAGCGCGGGTAACCATGACCTCGGTCGACCAAATGATGGAGTTGCCGCAAGAGCGCAATTTCGATGAGCGTCCGTTGAGTCGAAAGGTGCTGCAAGGCGCCATCGAATGTCGGCAGATGAACTTCACCTACCCGAATCAACAGAACGCGGCGCTGAAGAACATCAACCTGATCATCAAGCCTGGCGAGAAGATTGGCATCATCGGTCGTAGCGGCTCGGGCAAAAGCTCGCTGGCCAAACTGCTGGTGGGCCTCTATCAGCCGGACGACGGCGCACTGTTGGTCGATGGCGTCGATATTCGTCAGATCGACGTCAGTGAATTGCGCTACAACATCGGCTACGTGGCGCAGGATATCCAGTTGCTGGCCGGCACGCTGCGCGACAACCTGGTGTCAGGTGCGCGTTACGTCGAAGACGAAATGGTCCTGCAAGCGGCCGAGCTGGCCGGTGTGCACGAGTTCGCCCGTCTGCACCCGCAAGGCTATGAGCTGCAAGTAGGTGAGCGCGGGCAGAACCTGTCCGGCGGTCAGCGCCAGAACGTCGCCCTGGCCCGGGCGTTGCTGCTCAACCCGCCGATCCTGCTGCTCGATGAACCGACCAGCGCCATGGATAACACCGGTGAAGAGCGTCTCAAACAACGCCTCGCCGCCGTCGTCGAAAGCAAAACTGTGGTGCTGGTCACGCACCGGGCGTCGCTGTTGTCGCTGGTAGATCGCTTGATCGTTATCGACCGTGGACAGATTCTCGCCGATGGCCCGAAAGCCGCCGTAATGGAAGCGTTGAAAAAGGGGCAGATCAGTGTTGCTTAA